GGGATTTGCCACGTCAAACAGTTCCGCGGCAAGTTCCACCACCTCACCGGCAAGCTTGATGAGGTGGGCAGGGGTTTGGGCTGCCTGGATCAGCGCGTCCACAATGCCCGCAGCCCGGGCAGCCTTGAGTTCCTCGGTCCCGGTCGGGAGCTTGTATGAATCAATGACACCTTGGAAAGCGTGCTCGTCAGCGTCCGCGAGGCGCAGTGCTTCAACGATCAAATGGTCGGCTGCGCTGGTGATCCGGGTGACCAGTGCTTCGTGCTGCGCATACTTTTCGCCGGTGGTGTAGCGGGCCACCATGGCCACCAAGGCGGCGCCCTGAGCGGCGTGAAGGGCGGCTGCAGCGCCTCCACCCGGGGTGGGCTGGCGGGCAGCGAGCCTGGCGAGGTAGTCGTTGATGGTTTCTGAACTGATCATGTGTCTTCCTGGACTGGCTGAAGAAGAAAGGCTGAAGAATACGGGAAAGGCAGCGGCCCGGACTCGGTTGCGAGGTTGGGAGTCCGGGCCGCTGGCCGTCTAATGGTTAGGCAGCCTTAGCCGCGGAGCCTGCTCATGGTGGGGTCGTACAGCGGATCTTCCGTGACGGTCGCCTGGATGCGGCGTCCGAAGTATTCGATCTCCACGGAATCACCAAGGGAAACCGCGGCCGGCAGGTAGGCGTAGGCGATCGGCTTCCTGACCGAGTAGCCGTACGCGGCGCTGGTGACGTAACCAACCGCTTGGTTCTTGTAGAACACTGGTTCCTTGCCCAGCACAAGGCTGCGGCCGTCGTCGACCGTCAAGCAGCGCAAGCGGCGCGCGGAGCTTTCCTCGCTCCGCCCCTCCAACGCTGCCTTGCCCACAAAGTTCTCCTTGGTCATCTTCACGGCGAAACCAAGGCCCGATTCGAAGGGGTCGTGTTCGGTGGTCATGTCCGTGCCCCAGGAACGGTAGCCCTTTTCGAGGCGCAGTGAGCTAAAGGCCGCACGTCCCGCTGCGATGACGCCGAACGGCTGGCCCGCCTTCCATAGGGCGTCCCAGAGGCGCTGGCCGTTGTCTGCGCTGGTGTAGAGCTCCCAGCCGAGTTCGCCCACGTAGGACAGGCGCATTGCGGTGACGGTGACGCCGCCGATGGTGACCTTCTTGGCGCGGAAGTACTTCAGGCCGTCATTGGTGAAGTCGTCGCTGCTGACCGTGCTGATGAGGTCTCGGGCGAGCGGACCCCACAGGCCGATGCAGCACGTGCCACCGGTGGTGTCCCGGACCTGGACCCAGTCGCTGGCGGTTCCATTCTCCGTTTGGTGGCGGGCTGCGCGCTCAAAGTAGGCGGTGTCGATGTTGCCGTTGGCGCCAAGCTGGAAGGTGTCTTCGCTGAGGCGGGCAACGGTGATGTCGCTTCGGATGCCGCCGGCGTGGTCCAGGAGCAGGGTGTAGGTGACGGCTCCGGGCTTCTTGTTGAGGTCGCCGGTGGTCAGTTCCTGCAGCAGCTTCAAGGCTCCCGGGCCGGATACTTCCAGGCGCTTGAGCGGCGTCATGTCGTACATGGCCACTGCAGTACGGGTCTTCCACGCTTCTGCGGCGGCGATGGGGGAGCTGAACATCCCGGACCAGGCATCACGTGCGGGCGGCTGCCAGTCGTCCGGCATTTCCTTGAGCAGTTCGGCGTTTGCTTCGAACCAGTAGGGGCGTTCCCAGCCGCCGCCTTCCAGGAAGTAACCACCCAGCTGCTTGTGGCGGGCGTGGAACGGGCTGACGCGGAGGTTGCGGGGAGAGAGCTTGGGCTGGAGCGGGTGCAGGACATCGTAGATCTCCACGAAGTTCTGCTGGGAGGTTTCGCTGACGTATTCAGGGGTCAGCTGGACCTCTTCGAAGCGGTGGATATCGCAGTCCCCAAGATCGATCTGCGACTTTCCATCCACAAGGAGTTCGGCAACGGCGCGGGCGATGCCGGCGGAGTGTGTGACCCACACAGCCTCGGCCACGAAGAAGCCATCCACTTCCTTGGATTCGCCCACCAGCGAGCCGCCGTCAGGCGTGAAGGAGAAGATGCCGTT
This window of the Arthrobacter sp. StoSoilB5 genome carries:
- a CDS encoding cyclodeaminase/cyclohydrolase family protein produces the protein MISSETINDYLARLAARQPTPGGGAAAALHAAQGAALVAMVARYTTGEKYAQHEALVTRITSAADHLIVEALRLADADEHAFQGVIDSYKLPTGTEELKAARAAGIVDALIQAAQTPAHLIKLAGEVVELAAELFDVANPNVISDVAAAADAARAAATTARVNIDINVVAIKDDAARSRLAEQTDGLEEKVVLAADSLVKRVRERILA
- a CDS encoding FAD-dependent oxidoreductase encodes the protein MASTPRIVIIGAGIVGTNLADELVTRGWNNITVLDQGPLDMPGGSTSHAPGLVFQTNPSKSMALFAKYTVEKLLSLTEDGQSCFNQVGGLEVATTETRLADLKRKLGYAASWGIDGKILSREECKALYPLINEEDILGGLHVPTDGLALAARAVQLLIKRTEAAGVKYIGNTEVTGIEQSNRRVTGVQTADGVIPADIVVSCAGFWGAKIGEMIGMSVPLLPLAHQYVKTTPVPAQKGKNELPNGAQLPILRHQDQDLYYREHGERYGIGSYAHRPMPVDLDELGTYAPETISEHNMPSRLDFTLEDFLPAWEATKQLLPALRESEIEDGFNGIFSFTPDGGSLVGESKEVDGFFVAEAVWVTHSAGIARAVAELLVDGKSQIDLGDCDIHRFEEVQLTPEYVSETSQQNFVEIYDVLHPLQPKLSPRNLRVSPFHARHKQLGGYFLEGGGWERPYWFEANAELLKEMPDDWQPPARDAWSGMFSSPIAAAEAWKTRTAVAMYDMTPLKRLEVSGPGALKLLQELTTGDLNKKPGAVTYTLLLDHAGGIRSDITVARLSEDTFQLGANGNIDTAYFERAARHQTENGTASDWVQVRDTTGGTCCIGLWGPLARDLISTVSSDDFTNDGLKYFRAKKVTIGGVTVTAMRLSYVGELGWELYTSADNGQRLWDALWKAGQPFGVIAAGRAAFSSLRLEKGYRSWGTDMTTEHDPFESGLGFAVKMTKENFVGKAALEGRSEESSARRLRCLTVDDGRSLVLGKEPVFYKNQAVGYVTSAAYGYSVRKPIAYAYLPAAVSLGDSVEIEYFGRRIQATVTEDPLYDPTMSRLRG